From Paraburkholderia fungorum, the proteins below share one genomic window:
- a CDS encoding ABC transporter permease, whose amino-acid sequence MMRHSSTHPAPVQPPLPKHTASTPGGFVAGLAKSRETTLFVVLILLIVGTGLAKPQFLNLQNLRDVLLNVSIISLLTAGMTVVILMRHIDLSVGSTVGISAYAVGSLYVAFPHMPVLVALLAGLAIGLVAGGINAVLVAVGRVPSLVATLSTLYIFRGADYAWVHGGQINATSLPDAYSHLATGTLLGIPNLALIAIVVLLGLAFYLKQFRAGREHYAIGSNPEAARLAGVNVERRVMSGFLLSGAIAGFAGALWLARFGTVDASTAKGIELQVVAAAVVGSVAITGGVGTILGATLGALVLGVISIALVVLHVSPFWEQAIQGALIVAAITADTLLARSVAKRMMRKRDHG is encoded by the coding sequence ATGATGCGCCATTCTTCAACTCATCCCGCACCGGTGCAGCCGCCGCTGCCCAAGCACACCGCCAGCACGCCGGGCGGCTTCGTCGCCGGTCTCGCGAAAAGCCGCGAGACGACGCTGTTCGTCGTGCTGATTCTGCTGATCGTCGGCACCGGGCTCGCGAAGCCGCAGTTCCTGAATCTGCAGAATCTGCGTGACGTATTGCTCAATGTGTCGATCATCAGCTTGCTGACGGCAGGCATGACGGTCGTGATCCTGATGCGGCACATCGATCTGTCGGTGGGTTCGACGGTCGGTATCAGCGCGTACGCGGTCGGCAGTCTGTACGTTGCGTTCCCGCATATGCCGGTGCTCGTCGCGCTGCTGGCCGGACTCGCGATCGGTCTCGTCGCGGGCGGCATCAACGCGGTGCTGGTTGCGGTGGGGCGCGTGCCGTCGCTGGTCGCGACGCTCTCCACGCTCTACATCTTCCGTGGCGCGGATTACGCGTGGGTTCACGGCGGCCAGATCAACGCGACCAGTCTGCCCGACGCGTATTCACATCTCGCCACCGGCACGTTGCTCGGTATTCCGAATCTCGCGCTGATCGCCATCGTCGTTCTGCTCGGCCTGGCCTTCTATCTGAAGCAGTTCCGCGCGGGTCGCGAACACTACGCGATCGGCTCGAATCCCGAGGCTGCGCGTCTTGCCGGTGTGAACGTCGAGCGTCGCGTGATGTCGGGTTTTTTGCTGTCCGGCGCGATTGCCGGGTTCGCGGGCGCGTTGTGGCTCGCCCGTTTCGGCACCGTCGACGCGAGCACCGCCAAGGGCATCGAATTGCAGGTGGTCGCCGCGGCCGTGGTCGGCAGTGTCGCGATTACGGGGGGCGTGGGCACGATTCTGGGTGCGACGCTCGGCGCGCTGGTGCTCGGCGTAATCAGCATTGCGCTGGTCGTGCTGCACGTATCGCCTTTCTGGGAGCAGGCCATTCAGGGTGCGCTGATCGTCGCCGCGATCACCGCCGATACCCTGCTGGCCCGCTCCGTCGCCAAACGCATGATGAGGAAACGCGATCATGGCTAA
- a CDS encoding sugar ABC transporter ATP-binding protein: MQQTTSAVPRLELRHASKSFGRVRALSDGDLALWPGEVHALLGENGAGKSTLVKILAGVHQPDGGELLVNGTARRFATPAEARDAGLAVIYQEPTLFFDLSIAENIFMGRQPVDRIGRIQYDAMRREVDGLLASLGVDLRADQLVRGLSIADQQVIEIAKALSLNANVLIMDEPTAALSLPEVERLFAIVRKLRERDVAILFITHRLDEVFALTQRVTIMRDGAKVFDGLTVDLTTESIVAKMVGRDLETFYPKADRPPGEVRLSVRNLTRIGVFKDISFDVRAGEIVALAGLVGAGRSEVARAIFGIDPLDSGEVWLAGAKMTTGRPAAAVRAGLALVPEDRRQQGLALELSIARNASMTVLGRLVRHGLISTRSETQLANQWGTRLRLKAGDPNAPVGTLSGGNQQKVVLGKWLATGPKVLIIDEPTRGIDVGAKAEVYSALAELVREGMAVLMISSELPEVLGMADRVLVMHEGRISADIARAEADEERIMGAALGQPLPPLGHAA; this comes from the coding sequence GTGCAGCAGACAACATCCGCAGTGCCACGGCTCGAACTACGGCATGCGAGTAAATCATTCGGCCGCGTGCGTGCTTTATCGGACGGCGACCTCGCGCTGTGGCCTGGCGAAGTTCACGCATTGCTCGGCGAGAACGGCGCGGGCAAGTCGACACTCGTGAAGATTCTCGCGGGCGTGCATCAACCGGACGGCGGCGAATTGCTGGTGAACGGCACGGCACGCCGTTTCGCGACACCCGCCGAAGCACGCGATGCGGGTCTCGCGGTGATCTATCAGGAACCAACGCTGTTCTTCGATCTGTCGATTGCCGAGAACATCTTCATGGGACGCCAGCCGGTCGACCGGATCGGCCGGATTCAATACGATGCGATGCGCCGCGAGGTGGATGGCCTGCTCGCGTCGCTCGGCGTCGATCTGCGCGCGGATCAACTGGTGCGCGGGTTGTCGATCGCCGATCAGCAGGTGATCGAAATTGCGAAGGCGTTGTCGCTGAACGCGAACGTGCTGATCATGGACGAACCAACGGCGGCTCTTTCTCTACCCGAGGTCGAGCGGCTGTTCGCCATCGTGCGCAAACTGCGGGAGCGCGATGTCGCGATTCTGTTCATCACGCACCGGCTCGACGAAGTATTCGCACTGACACAACGCGTGACGATCATGCGCGACGGGGCCAAGGTTTTCGACGGACTCACCGTCGATCTCACGACCGAATCGATCGTCGCGAAAATGGTCGGACGCGATCTGGAAACGTTCTATCCGAAAGCTGACCGGCCGCCTGGCGAAGTGCGTCTGTCCGTGCGGAATCTGACGCGGATCGGCGTATTCAAAGATATTTCCTTCGACGTGCGCGCGGGAGAAATCGTCGCGCTGGCGGGTCTGGTCGGCGCAGGGCGTAGCGAAGTCGCACGGGCGATATTCGGCATCGATCCGCTCGACTCGGGCGAAGTGTGGCTAGCCGGCGCAAAGATGACGACTGGACGACCCGCCGCCGCAGTGCGTGCGGGTCTCGCGCTGGTGCCGGAAGACCGGCGTCAACAAGGGCTGGCGCTGGAGTTGAGCATCGCGCGCAATGCGTCGATGACCGTGCTCGGACGGCTGGTCAGGCACGGCCTCATTTCCACGCGCAGCGAGACGCAACTCGCGAATCAGTGGGGCACGCGTCTGCGGCTGAAAGCGGGCGATCCGAATGCGCCGGTCGGCACGCTGTCGGGCGGCAACCAGCAGAAAGTGGTGCTCGGCAAATGGCTCGCCACCGGGCCGAAGGTGCTGATCATCGACGAACCCACGCGCGGTATCGACGTGGGCGCCAAGGCCGAGGTCTATAGCGCGCTCGCCGAACTGGTGCGCGAAGGCATGGCCGTGCTGATGATCTCGAGCGAATTGCCGGAAGTCCTCGGCATGGCCGACCGTGTGCTGGTGATGCACGAAGGCCGTATCAGCGCGGATATAGCGCGCGCCGAAGCCGACGAGGAGCGCATCATGGGCGCCGCGCTCGGTCAACCGCTTCCACCGTTGGGACACGCCGCATGA
- a CDS encoding amidohydrolase family protein → MQVVDSHIHLWDLKTHRYPWLENPGVSFVGDARELKHDYLLDDLLREAGDIEVLKLVHVEANYDPADPVGETRWLQSIADRSESRGMPNAIVAGVDLSSPNAPALLEAHASFANTRGIRQILNVHDDKLFDYVGRHFMREPQWREHFALLRRHDMSFDLQLYPSQMEEATALARAHPDTLLIVNHAGMFVDRNSVAGYRAWRDGLRLLAGCENVVVKISGLAMFDHRWTVESLRPYVLETIDTFGVGRAMFASNFPVDRLFGSYTDVWHAYAAIVDGASTSEKEALFRRNAERYYRI, encoded by the coding sequence ATGCAGGTTGTCGATTCACATATCCATCTGTGGGATCTGAAGACGCATCGTTATCCGTGGCTCGAAAATCCGGGCGTGTCGTTCGTCGGCGACGCGCGCGAGCTGAAGCATGACTACCTGCTCGACGATCTGCTGCGCGAAGCCGGCGATATCGAGGTGCTGAAACTGGTGCACGTCGAAGCGAATTACGATCCCGCCGATCCGGTTGGAGAAACGCGCTGGCTGCAGTCCATCGCGGATCGCAGCGAATCGCGCGGCATGCCGAACGCGATCGTGGCCGGTGTGGATCTGTCGTCGCCGAATGCGCCTGCGTTGCTCGAAGCGCACGCGTCGTTCGCAAATACGCGCGGCATCCGCCAGATTCTGAATGTGCACGACGACAAGCTGTTCGATTACGTCGGCCGTCATTTCATGCGCGAGCCGCAATGGCGTGAGCACTTCGCGTTGCTGCGTCGTCATGACATGTCGTTCGATCTGCAACTGTATCCGTCGCAAATGGAAGAGGCGACCGCGTTGGCGCGCGCGCATCCCGACACGCTGCTGATCGTCAACCACGCGGGCATGTTCGTGGATCGCAATAGCGTCGCCGGTTATCGCGCCTGGCGTGACGGGTTGCGCCTGCTGGCAGGCTGCGAAAACGTGGTCGTGAAAATCAGCGGGCTTGCGATGTTCGATCATCGATGGACGGTGGAAAGTCTGCGGCCTTATGTGCTCGAAACGATCGATACGTTCGGCGTCGGGCGCGCGATGTTCGCGTCGAACTTTCCGGTCGATCGTCTGTTCGGCTCGTACACGGATGTGTGGCACGCGTATGCGGCGATCGTCGACGGTGCGAGCACGAGTGAAAAAGAGGCGCTGTTTCGCCGCAATGCGGAGCGTTACTACCGGATCTGA